The proteins below are encoded in one region of Bacillota bacterium:
- a CDS encoding glycerol-3-phosphate dehydrogenase/oxidase, with protein MRDPDGTVCGPPGGDSHCGPLAGETVGDRARRWGTLDQPWDVVVIGGGITGAGIFREAVLQGYRTLLLERADFASGTSSRSGKLVHGGLRYLKQGQVRVTWHSVRERERLLRELPGLVTRLDILLPVYRGDPLGGFLLKVGLVIYDAMAMRRGHEYHPAPAFLGMAPHTRKEGLLGGFRYRDALTDDARLVLRVIREGVKAGGAALNYASVEELRRPRSGRVEGLTVRDAVTGRTAEVRARAVISAAGIWADRLRARLGRRPRLRLLRGSHLIFPAARLPVPYGINVFHPADGRPLYVLPWEGVTLVGTTDVDHGDDPEGEPCISPAEAEYLLEAVRHQFPALDLGPDDVLSTFAGVRAVVGTGKKDPSRESRDYAMWREEMLTVAGGKLTTFGVLAREALRRLQAQLPRASQPAAQEAAAGGAAGPGAASLLAPGAWLRLQGRYGREAADLVGRAGPGELEPVPGTATLWAELRWAAAREDVVHLDDLLLRRVRLGLQLARGAIPLLDRIRPLVQGELGWDETRWQQELDRYIALWDSSYSPALAGATPG; from the coding sequence ATGCGCGATCCGGACGGTACCGTCTGCGGTCCGCCGGGGGGCGATAGCCACTGCGGTCCGTTGGCGGGCGAGACCGTAGGGGACCGCGCCCGTCGCTGGGGGACACTGGACCAGCCCTGGGACGTGGTGGTGATCGGGGGCGGGATCACCGGCGCCGGGATTTTCCGGGAGGCGGTGCTGCAGGGGTACCGTACCCTCCTCCTGGAACGGGCCGACTTCGCTTCCGGGACCTCCAGCCGTTCCGGAAAGCTGGTGCACGGCGGCCTGCGCTACCTCAAACAGGGCCAGGTGAGGGTTACCTGGCACTCGGTACGGGAACGGGAAAGACTCCTGCGGGAACTGCCCGGCCTCGTCACCCGCCTGGACATCCTGCTACCGGTGTACCGGGGGGACCCGCTGGGTGGCTTCCTGCTCAAGGTCGGCCTGGTCATCTACGACGCCATGGCCATGCGTCGCGGGCACGAGTATCACCCCGCACCTGCCTTCCTGGGTATGGCGCCCCACACCCGCAAGGAGGGCCTGCTGGGCGGGTTCCGGTACCGGGACGCCCTCACCGATGATGCCCGGCTGGTCCTGCGCGTAATACGCGAAGGGGTCAAGGCCGGCGGGGCGGCACTCAACTACGCGTCCGTCGAGGAACTTCGGCGCCCGCGCTCGGGGCGCGTGGAGGGCCTGACTGTGCGCGATGCCGTCACCGGCCGTACGGCCGAGGTGCGGGCACGCGCGGTCATCTCCGCCGCGGGTATCTGGGCGGACCGCTTGCGTGCCCGCCTGGGCAGACGGCCCCGCCTGCGGCTTCTGCGCGGCAGCCACCTCATCTTCCCCGCCGCCCGCCTGCCCGTGCCGTACGGGATCAACGTGTTCCACCCCGCCGACGGCCGGCCCCTCTACGTCCTGCCCTGGGAGGGCGTCACCCTGGTGGGCACCACCGACGTGGACCACGGAGATGATCCCGAGGGCGAACCCTGCATCAGCCCGGCGGAGGCGGAATACCTGCTGGAGGCCGTGCGTCACCAGTTCCCCGCCCTGGACCTGGGGCCCGACGACGTGCTCTCCACCTTCGCCGGGGTGCGAGCCGTGGTGGGCACCGGAAAGAAGGACCCCTCCCGGGAGTCGCGGGACTACGCAATGTGGAGGGAAGAGATGCTCACCGTGGCCGGGGGCAAGCTCACCACCTTCGGGGTGCTGGCCCGCGAGGCCCTGCGCCGCCTCCAGGCGCAGCTTCCCCGCGCGAGCCAACCGGCCGCCCAAGAGGCTGCCGCCGGGGGGGCTGCCGGACCGGGGGCCGCGTCCCTGTTGGCCCCGGGGGCCTGGTTGCGCCTGCAGGGTCGGTACGGCCGGGAAGCCGCCGACCTGGTAGGCAGGGCAGGACCGGGAGAACTCGAACCCGTGCCCGGGACGGCCACCCTGTGGGCGGAACTGCGCTGGGCGGCGGCCCGCGAGGACGTGGTGCACCTGGACGATCTCCTCCTGCGGCGGGTTCGCCTGGGCCTCCAGCTTGCCCGGGGAGCCATCCCCCTGCTCGACCGCATCCGCCCCCTGGTGCAAGGGGAGCTGGGCTGGGACGAGACCCGCTGGCAGCAGGAACTCGACCGCTACATCGCGCTGTGGGATTCGTCGTACAGCCCCGCTCTCGCTGGCGCAACCCCGGGCTGA
- a CDS encoding cation-translocating P-type ATPase, whose product MHEGHHGIVEEAPPHHTAPGDTRWVARAKVYGIRFAFPVVLLALILMGLAPAWGNVWLNPTLVAAVAGAATIAWTTAVEVWRSRRITAGVLVVVAMAATLYLHDARAAAIVAFMMILGESVEDVVVDSTRRAIRSLVNLVPDTATVWRDGVWTQVRAWEVWPGERVLARAGERVPVDGAVVAGSGAVDESSITGESVPGEKDPGCPVYAGTVVQTGALEIETGRVGQDTTLGRIVAIVREVQASRGATQRVADRFASWFTPIILVVAAAAYLVTGELVRAAAVLVTACPCALVLATPTAVLASVGGAARRGVIIRGGAALEAAAAVTTVVFDKTGTLTTASPSVVEVEPFSTDGAAPGGDRDDPGRGGAGAGGRAPHADPRGADTGDRADAITSLMRRAAAAESHSSHPFARAIVARAEELGISIPEPEDFSVTRQSVTARLDGELVQVGGAALWRAAVQQEAPADGCERGQLAKEREAPRTPGGADGYGPAPSWAAAGEFMQREERQGRTPLLVMIDGRPVAGIAVAGRPREGSQEAVCRLRRAGAARILVLSGDAEASTRSVAEALGVDEYRSGMMPEEKLEMIRRMRQNGQGVAMVGDGVNDGPALAAADLGIAMGAAGSEVAIESAHVVLMGDDLLLVPDVLQWGRRTVTVIKQNIWVFAVAVNLVGMALAWAGILTPVAGAVLHNVASAAVVANSARLLGYRPRW is encoded by the coding sequence ATGCACGAAGGGCACCACGGAATCGTCGAAGAGGCCCCGCCGCACCACACGGCGCCGGGTGACACGCGATGGGTCGCGCGCGCGAAGGTGTACGGGATCAGGTTCGCCTTTCCCGTCGTCCTCCTGGCTCTTATCCTGATGGGGCTGGCCCCGGCGTGGGGCAACGTGTGGTTGAATCCCACGTTGGTGGCGGCTGTCGCCGGGGCCGCCACCATCGCCTGGACCACCGCGGTGGAGGTGTGGCGGTCCCGCCGCATCACCGCCGGGGTGCTGGTGGTGGTGGCGATGGCCGCCACCCTCTACCTGCACGACGCCAGGGCAGCCGCCATCGTGGCCTTCATGATGATCCTGGGGGAATCGGTGGAGGACGTGGTGGTAGATAGCACCCGGAGGGCAATCCGCAGTCTGGTCAACCTGGTGCCCGATACGGCCACGGTGTGGCGCGACGGGGTGTGGACGCAGGTCAGGGCATGGGAAGTGTGGCCGGGTGAAAGGGTGCTCGCCAGGGCCGGGGAACGGGTGCCGGTGGACGGGGCGGTGGTCGCGGGTTCCGGTGCGGTGGACGAGTCCAGCATCACGGGAGAGTCTGTCCCCGGTGAGAAAGACCCCGGGTGCCCGGTTTATGCGGGGACGGTGGTGCAGACGGGAGCCCTGGAGATCGAGACCGGCCGGGTGGGGCAGGACACCACCCTGGGGCGCATCGTGGCCATCGTGCGCGAGGTCCAGGCCAGCCGGGGTGCCACCCAACGGGTGGCCGATCGTTTCGCCTCCTGGTTTACGCCCATCATCCTGGTCGTGGCGGCAGCGGCCTATCTGGTGACCGGTGAACTGGTGCGGGCGGCGGCGGTGCTGGTGACCGCCTGCCCGTGTGCCCTCGTGCTCGCCACTCCCACGGCGGTGCTGGCCAGCGTGGGCGGTGCGGCCCGGCGGGGCGTCATCATCCGGGGTGGCGCTGCCCTGGAAGCTGCAGCCGCGGTCACCACGGTGGTGTTCGACAAGACGGGAACGCTCACCACGGCATCGCCGAGTGTGGTGGAAGTGGAACCCTTCAGCACAGACGGGGCTGCCCCGGGCGGGGACAGAGACGACCCGGGCCGGGGTGGGGCCGGCGCGGGCGGACGCGCGCCTCACGCCGATCCGCGGGGGGCCGACACGGGGGACAGGGCCGACGCGATCACTTCCCTCATGCGGCGGGCAGCTGCCGCGGAGAGCCACTCCTCCCATCCGTTCGCGCGTGCCATCGTTGCCAGGGCCGAAGAGTTGGGGATCTCCATCCCCGAACCGGAAGACTTCAGCGTCACGCGGCAGTCGGTGACCGCTCGCCTCGACGGTGAGTTGGTACAGGTGGGCGGAGCCGCCCTCTGGCGGGCCGCGGTTCAACAGGAGGCGCCCGCTGACGGATGCGAGCGGGGCCAACTGGCAAAGGAGAGGGAGGCACCCCGGACACCCGGTGGTGCCGACGGGTACGGTCCTGCCCCGTCATGGGCGGCGGCAGGCGAGTTCATGCAGCGGGAGGAGAGGCAGGGACGGACCCCCCTGCTGGTGATGATCGACGGCCGCCCGGTGGCAGGAATCGCGGTGGCCGGCCGTCCGCGGGAGGGGTCCCAGGAGGCCGTGTGCCGGCTGCGCCGCGCGGGTGCGGCCCGTATCCTGGTGTTGAGCGGTGACGCGGAAGCCAGCACCCGCAGTGTGGCTGAGGCCCTGGGGGTGGACGAGTACCGGTCGGGCATGATGCCGGAGGAAAAGTTGGAAATGATCCGCCGGATGCGGCAGAATGGACAGGGGGTCGCCATGGTGGGGGATGGGGTCAACGACGGCCCTGCCCTGGCGGCAGCCGACCTGGGTATCGCCATGGGGGCGGCGGGGAGCGAGGTCGCCATCGAGAGCGCCCACGTGGTGCTCATGGGCGACGATCTCCTGCTGGTGCCCGATGTCCTGCAGTGGGGCCGGCGTACCGTGACGGTGATCAAGCAGAACATCTGGGTTTTTGCCGTGGCGGTGAACCTGGTGGGGATGGCCCTGGCCTGGGCCGGTATCCTCACGCCGGTGGCGGGGGCCGTTCTGCACAACGTGGCATCGGCGGCGGTGGTGGCCAATTCGGCCCGCCTGCTGGGTTACCGCCCCCGCTGGTGA
- a CDS encoding YitT family protein, whose product MPCYNGIVAEKAALKVARYPVRTADEKASTAAVPATNRTGREGADQLRSGLMLVAGAAIFSLGLNGLVVANGLAEGGLSGISVIVHYFTGWPVGVLYLLLNVPLLVLGYISLGGRFTLRTLVGAGLVTGALILTRSVRFPMNDLLLASLYGGVINGTGLGLMFRAGGSSGGLDILAQHLRHQRGLTVAETYLVADGIVLAAAGFLLGADTALYALIVTFVGGRVADLIQEGPNRAKAVLIITGRVEPLTHYVTSVLERGATVFDVRGAYTGRPRGLVMTVLSRRELARLKQHVRQLDARAFMVVQDATEVIGEGFGTIVPPHGPAPASLRAGRRVPRPRRRTQPPDQGPEIIRDGGPQAQGNRRRQANGPRKRLPER is encoded by the coding sequence ATGCCCTGCTATAATGGCATCGTGGCAGAAAAAGCTGCCTTGAAGGTGGCGAGATACCCCGTGCGCACCGCTGACGAGAAAGCGAGCACCGCAGCGGTCCCCGCGACAAACCGGACCGGCCGGGAGGGAGCCGACCAGCTTCGCAGCGGCCTCATGCTGGTGGCGGGAGCCGCCATATTCTCCCTGGGGCTGAACGGCCTGGTGGTGGCCAACGGACTGGCCGAAGGGGGCCTTTCCGGGATCTCAGTCATCGTGCATTACTTCACCGGCTGGCCGGTGGGGGTCCTCTACCTGCTCCTCAATGTCCCGCTGCTCGTACTCGGCTATATCTCCCTCGGCGGCCGCTTCACCCTGCGCACGCTGGTGGGTGCGGGCCTGGTCACCGGGGCACTCATCCTGACCCGATCGGTCAGGTTTCCCATGAACGACCTCCTCCTCGCCTCCCTGTACGGAGGCGTGATCAACGGCACCGGCCTGGGGCTCATGTTCCGCGCCGGCGGCTCAAGCGGGGGCCTGGACATCCTGGCCCAGCACCTCCGCCACCAGCGCGGCCTCACCGTGGCGGAGACCTACCTGGTGGCGGACGGCATCGTGCTGGCGGCGGCGGGGTTCCTGCTGGGAGCCGATACCGCCCTGTACGCCCTCATCGTCACCTTCGTGGGGGGACGGGTGGCCGACCTCATCCAGGAAGGGCCCAACCGGGCCAAGGCGGTGCTCATCATCACCGGCCGGGTGGAACCCCTCACCCACTACGTGACGTCGGTGCTGGAGCGGGGGGCTACGGTGTTTGACGTACGCGGTGCCTACACCGGGCGGCCCAGGGGCCTGGTGATGACCGTGCTCAGTCGCCGGGAACTGGCCCGCCTGAAGCAGCACGTGCGCCAGTTGGACGCCCGCGCCTTCATGGTGGTGCAGGATGCCACCGAAGTCATCGGCGAAGGATTCGGTACCATCGTGCCCCCGCACGGGCCGGCACCCGCGTCCCTACGGGCCGGGCGCCGGGTGCCGCGGCCGCGGCGGAGGACCCAGCCGCCGGATCAGGGACCGGAAATCATCCGGGATGGCGGCCCACAGGCGCAGGGAAACCGGCGGCGGCAGGCGAATGGACCCCGAAAGCGACTACCTGAGAGGTAG
- a CDS encoding FAD-binding oxidoreductase has protein sequence MRRWNGWGDEAVTYPVPPGAQRFLEAALGAGAPPRDVALADVVARVPPSRLPAHPLVSTDPEQRVRHALGQSLPDWIATRSGTLVAFPDGVAFPAGNEQVRELIRYARDTGTRIIPYGGGTSVLGHLAAPPGDPPVLSVDLGRMNTLLHLDETSHLATFGAGVRGPELERALGQRGFTLGHFPQSWEYSTLGGWVATRSAGQQSLGYGRIEDLFAGGRLESPAGTLVMPPFPASAAGPDLRQLVLGSEGRLGVFTEVTVRVTPLPAGESFPTVFFPDFECGMRAVREMAQTRLPLSMLRLSTAQETTTNLVLAGRERAIGLLERWLSMRGAGPGKCMLLMGLSGNRALLRQGRRLALEAARSHGGVPGVEAFGREWIRHRFRTPYLRNTLWEMGYAADTLETAATWSVIPGLLEAVEWALREGLAAIGERVYVFTHLSHVYPDGANIYTTYLYRLAADPTESLRRWQTLKGAASRAIVAGGGTISHQHGIGTDHRSYLEAEKGVLGMEVLRSVCRTLDPAGIMNPGKLL, from the coding sequence GTGAGACGCTGGAATGGCTGGGGGGACGAAGCGGTCACCTATCCGGTGCCACCCGGAGCACAGCGGTTTTTGGAGGCGGCGCTGGGAGCGGGTGCGCCACCACGGGACGTCGCCCTGGCGGACGTGGTGGCCCGGGTTCCCCCCTCACGCCTGCCCGCTCATCCCCTGGTGAGCACCGATCCCGAGCAGAGGGTGCGCCACGCCCTGGGCCAGAGTCTGCCCGACTGGATCGCCACCCGCAGCGGAACGCTTGTCGCATTCCCTGACGGGGTGGCCTTCCCCGCGGGGAACGAACAGGTGCGCGAGCTGATCCGGTATGCCCGGGACACCGGCACCCGCATCATTCCCTACGGGGGAGGAACCAGCGTGCTCGGGCACCTGGCGGCACCACCCGGCGATCCCCCTGTGCTCTCCGTGGACCTGGGGCGGATGAACACCCTCCTCCACCTGGACGAAACCAGCCACCTGGCCACCTTCGGGGCGGGCGTGCGGGGGCCCGAACTGGAGCGAGCGCTCGGGCAACGAGGGTTCACCCTGGGACACTTTCCGCAGTCGTGGGAGTACTCCACCCTGGGCGGCTGGGTGGCCACCCGCTCCGCCGGTCAGCAGTCCCTCGGCTACGGGAGAATCGAGGACCTCTTCGCCGGAGGCCGGCTGGAATCCCCTGCGGGGACGCTGGTGATGCCGCCCTTTCCCGCCTCGGCAGCCGGGCCCGACCTCCGCCAACTGGTGCTGGGATCGGAAGGCCGCCTGGGCGTTTTCACCGAGGTGACGGTGCGGGTGACCCCCCTGCCCGCCGGGGAGAGCTTCCCCACCGTTTTCTTCCCCGATTTCGAGTGTGGCATGCGGGCCGTGCGCGAGATGGCGCAGACCCGCCTCCCCCTGTCCATGTTGCGCCTGAGCACTGCCCAGGAGACCACCACCAACCTGGTCCTGGCTGGCCGGGAACGGGCCATCGGACTCCTGGAGCGGTGGTTGTCCATGCGCGGGGCCGGGCCGGGTAAGTGCATGCTCCTCATGGGTCTCTCGGGCAACCGGGCGCTCTTGCGCCAGGGTCGCCGACTGGCCCTGGAGGCAGCACGTTCCCACGGTGGCGTGCCGGGGGTGGAAGCGTTCGGCCGCGAGTGGATCAGGCATCGCTTCCGCACCCCCTACCTGCGCAACACCCTCTGGGAAATGGGTTACGCCGCAGACACCCTGGAGACGGCCGCCACCTGGAGCGTGATCCCCGGCCTGCTGGAAGCGGTGGAGTGGGCGTTGCGGGAGGGGCTGGCCGCCATCGGGGAAAGGGTTTACGTCTTCACCCATCTCTCCCACGTCTACCCCGACGGTGCCAACATCTACACCACCTACCTGTACCGGCTGGCAGCCGATCCCACCGAATCGCTGCGACGCTGGCAAACCCTGAAGGGGGCCGCCAGCCGAGCCATCGTGGCCGGGGGCGGGACCATCAGCCACCAGCACGGCATCGGCACCGACCACCGGTCCTACCTCGAAGCGGAAAAGGGCGTCCTCGGCATGGAGGTGCTGCGGTCCGTGTGCCGCACCCTCGACCCGGCCGGCATCATGAACCCCGGTAAGCTGCTCTAG
- a CDS encoding nucleoside phosphorylase: protein MGKEGAAGWERPVCPDGPGSAGPAGQGGPVGLAGPMWLSAAPALIDPAVFAKEIAADLAVLSFTRRSYQSLLRALGLVDAREAPVLPGAVEGRMDNEAAVYLSSIGAPAAGMLMEALIASGVGRILMVGAAGSLSPRCRIGDIVLPTWGVREEGTSYHYLPPGAACRPSPALLAELRTALAGMRVTEGGVWTMDSPCRETRDKVEQYAREGVLAVEMECTALMSIAMYRHIEFAAVLFISDELFGESWEEGYRTERVATTLEAVCHALPRVLGRRAPPVVCGATDEVSG from the coding sequence GTGGGCAAAGAAGGTGCTGCGGGCTGGGAAAGGCCCGTGTGCCCGGATGGGCCGGGCTCGGCAGGGCCGGCGGGGCAGGGCGGGCCGGTAGGCCTGGCGGGACCCATGTGGTTGTCCGCAGCGCCGGCGCTGATAGACCCAGCGGTGTTCGCGAAAGAGATTGCTGCGGACCTGGCCGTGCTGTCTTTCACGAGGAGATCTTACCAGTCCTTGCTGCGGGCGTTGGGGCTTGTGGACGCCAGGGAGGCGCCCGTGCTCCCGGGTGCGGTGGAGGGCAGGATGGACAACGAGGCGGCCGTCTACCTGTCCTCCATCGGCGCGCCGGCAGCGGGCATGTTGATGGAAGCCCTGATCGCGTCGGGAGTAGGGCGCATACTCATGGTGGGGGCGGCCGGCTCGCTCAGCCCGCGGTGCAGGATTGGAGATATCGTCCTGCCCACCTGGGGTGTGCGGGAGGAGGGGACGTCTTACCACTACCTCCCTCCGGGTGCGGCCTGCCGGCCGTCGCCCGCACTGCTGGCGGAACTCAGGACAGCCCTCGCCGGGATGCGCGTGACGGAAGGGGGCGTCTGGACCATGGATTCCCCCTGCCGCGAGACAAGGGACAAGGTCGAGCAGTATGCCCGGGAAGGTGTTCTGGCGGTGGAGATGGAATGCACCGCCCTCATGTCTATCGCCATGTACCGCCATATCGAGTTTGCCGCCGTGCTCTTCATCAGCGATGAACTCTTCGGCGAAAGCTGGGAGGAGGGGTACCGGACCGAGCGGGTGGCGACCACCCTGGAGGCGGTCTGCCACGCCCTACCCCGTGTCCTGGGACGCCGGGCGCCGCCCGTGGTCTGCGGGGCGACGGACGAGGTCTCAGGGTGA
- a CDS encoding FGGY-family carbohydrate kinase, giving the protein MGGELILSLDAGTQSMRALVFDPRGHLRYQARVPVHPPYHSPQPGWAEQEPDTYWEALARACRMLWGQGAQPDSLAALALTGQRASVVNLDRQGRPLRPAILWLDGRRAERFPRVGGRWGLLFALAGLRSTLEYLQAEAEANWLWANQPDVWERTAHYLLLSGYLTHRLTGRYVDSVGCQVGYVPFDYRRLTWSAPSDWKWQALPVRRETLPELTPPARKLGEVTEPAARATGLPAGLPVVAAAADKACEALGAGCLNPSLACIGYGTTATVNVTSPRYLEPIRLIPPYPSAVPGAYNLEFQVYRGFWLVSWFREQFGQPETAAAGAQGPGEGPPVETLLDRLAEGVAPGSQGLVLHPYWSPGLRFPGPEARGAVVGFASFHTRAHFYRALLEGLAYAMREGRERIERRTGVPVRELRVCGGGSRSDLVMQITADVSDLPASRPGVAEASGLGAAVLAAVGAGLHRDLPTAVREMTRTGERFEPRREAVAVYDDLYRRVYRRLYPRLRPLYRELPGATGGAATRGATTPAAGAASEQAHSGAPSGRAN; this is encoded by the coding sequence ATGGGTGGCGAGTTGATCCTTTCCCTGGACGCAGGCACCCAGAGCATGCGCGCCCTGGTGTTCGACCCCCGGGGTCACCTGCGGTACCAGGCCCGGGTACCCGTCCATCCCCCCTACCATTCGCCGCAGCCGGGGTGGGCCGAGCAGGAACCGGACACCTACTGGGAGGCCCTGGCCCGTGCCTGCCGGATGCTGTGGGGGCAGGGGGCTCAGCCTGACTCTCTGGCTGCACTGGCCCTCACCGGCCAGCGGGCCAGTGTGGTGAACCTGGACCGGCAGGGCCGACCGCTACGGCCGGCCATCCTCTGGCTGGACGGGCGGCGGGCGGAGCGTTTCCCGCGGGTGGGGGGCCGCTGGGGGCTGCTCTTTGCACTGGCGGGGCTGCGGAGCACCCTCGAGTACCTGCAGGCCGAGGCTGAGGCCAACTGGCTGTGGGCCAACCAGCCCGACGTGTGGGAGCGCACCGCCCACTACCTCCTGCTGTCCGGCTACCTCACCCACCGGCTTACGGGCCGCTACGTGGATTCCGTGGGATGCCAGGTGGGTTACGTCCCCTTTGACTACCGGCGCCTGACCTGGTCGGCCCCTTCGGACTGGAAGTGGCAGGCCCTCCCCGTGCGCCGGGAGACCCTGCCCGAGTTGACACCACCCGCACGGAAACTGGGCGAGGTGACGGAGCCGGCGGCGCGGGCCACCGGCCTGCCTGCGGGGCTGCCCGTGGTGGCGGCCGCAGCGGACAAGGCCTGCGAGGCGCTCGGGGCCGGGTGCCTGAACCCCTCCCTGGCCTGCATCGGCTACGGGACCACTGCTACCGTCAACGTCACCTCCCCCCGCTACCTGGAACCCATCCGCCTCATCCCGCCCTACCCCAGCGCAGTGCCCGGTGCCTACAACCTGGAGTTCCAGGTATACCGCGGTTTCTGGCTGGTTTCCTGGTTTCGGGAACAGTTCGGCCAGCCCGAAACGGCCGCCGCGGGGGCGCAAGGGCCGGGCGAAGGCCCCCCGGTCGAGACCCTCCTGGACCGCCTGGCGGAAGGGGTCGCGCCCGGCAGCCAGGGCCTGGTGCTGCACCCCTACTGGTCTCCGGGCCTGCGCTTCCCGGGCCCCGAGGCCCGGGGGGCGGTGGTAGGGTTCGCCAGCTTCCACACCCGTGCCCACTTTTACCGGGCCCTGCTGGAAGGACTGGCTTATGCCATGAGAGAAGGGAGGGAACGGATCGAGCGGCGCACGGGGGTCCCGGTACGGGAGCTGCGCGTGTGCGGGGGCGGGTCGCGCAGCGACCTGGTCATGCAGATCACCGCGGACGTCAGCGACCTGCCCGCTTCCCGCCCGGGCGTGGCCGAGGCATCCGGCCTGGGCGCGGCCGTGCTGGCAGCGGTGGGCGCCGGGCTGCACCGCGACCTCCCCACCGCGGTGCGGGAGATGACGCGCACCGGGGAGCGATTCGAGCCGCGGCGTGAGGCGGTGGCCGTGTACGACGACCTCTACCGCAGGGTTTACCGGCGCCTCTATCCCCGGCTCCGCCCCCTCTACCGGGAACTACCCGGCGCGACCGGCGGGGCGGCGACCAGGGGGGCGACCACGCCAGCGGCCGGGGCGGCGAGCGAGCAGGCCCATAGCGGGGCGCCGTCAGGGAGGGCCAATTGA
- a CDS encoding EamA family transporter, with translation MSAVAWAFLAMLLWGAAPILGKLGLARTDPFLGLLVRNGTAFLILVTGLLVAGRLRLPIPVDARSGALLAGEGIVASLLAQLAYYWALKLGSPARVAPLAAAYPLITVLLSLILLREHLSWMRVAGALLVVGGVILLGR, from the coding sequence GTGAGCGCCGTAGCCTGGGCGTTCCTGGCCATGCTGCTGTGGGGCGCCGCCCCCATTCTCGGCAAGCTGGGCCTCGCCCGCACGGACCCTTTCCTGGGACTTCTCGTCCGTAACGGTACCGCCTTCCTGATCCTGGTCACAGGTCTGCTGGTGGCCGGCCGCCTGCGCCTCCCCATCCCCGTCGACGCCCGCAGTGGTGCCCTGCTGGCCGGGGAGGGGATCGTGGCCTCCCTGCTGGCCCAGCTTGCCTACTACTGGGCCCTCAAGCTCGGCAGCCCCGCCCGCGTGGCGCCGCTGGCGGCCGCCTATCCCCTCATCACGGTTCTGCTGTCACTCATCCTGTTGCGGGAGCACCTTTCCTGGATGCGAGTGGCCGGCGCCCTCCTGGTAGTCGGGGGGGTCATCCTGCTCGGCCGATAG
- a CDS encoding NDP-sugar synthase yields the protein MDAVFLAGGQGTRLHPLTETLPKPMVPVANQPWLDRLVTSCRAQGVTRILCTACHRWEVIRDHFHGQGLDEWISLVLEAEPLGTGGAIRNAAVGLKEPFLVFNADVVSSADLGALYRFHLEKGAAVTIALTPVGDPSPYGVVDLAADGRIRRFVEKPRREEAPSNYINAGIYAFDPRVLDIIPGGRAVSVERETFPGLIEAGLSVYGFPAVGYWNDLGTPAGYLQVHRDILQGRAAIPLLGARQGGGWVGEDVVVERGARLVPPFVLGDGCRVEKGAQVGPWAVVGPRVRVGMGARLQDTVVWADAVVGGGVSLERAVVGYGAVVEDERAAAVGVMVRC from the coding sequence GTGGATGCTGTGTTTCTGGCCGGTGGCCAGGGCACGCGCCTTCACCCCCTGACTGAGACTCTGCCCAAGCCCATGGTGCCGGTGGCGAACCAGCCCTGGCTGGACCGGCTGGTAACGAGTTGCCGGGCGCAGGGGGTGACGCGCATCCTCTGCACGGCCTGTCACCGCTGGGAGGTCATCCGGGACCACTTCCACGGCCAGGGGCTGGACGAGTGGATTTCGCTGGTGCTGGAGGCCGAGCCCCTGGGCACGGGCGGTGCCATCCGCAACGCGGCGGTGGGCCTCAAAGAGCCCTTCCTGGTTTTCAACGCCGATGTGGTGTCGAGTGCCGACCTGGGGGCCCTCTACCGGTTCCACCTGGAGAAAGGGGCGGCGGTGACCATCGCCCTCACCCCGGTGGGCGACCCTTCCCCGTATGGGGTGGTGGACCTGGCCGCCGACGGCCGCATCAGGCGCTTCGTGGAGAAACCCCGACGGGAGGAGGCGCCCAGCAACTACATAAACGCGGGGATCTACGCATTCGATCCCCGGGTCCTCGACATAATCCCGGGGGGACGGGCTGTTTCCGTGGAGAGGGAGACCTTCCCCGGGCTCATCGAGGCGGGGCTGTCGGTGTACGGGTTCCCCGCGGTGGGGTACTGGAACGACCTGGGGACGCCCGCCGGCTACCTGCAGGTGCACCGCGACATCCTGCAGGGCCGGGCCGCCATTCCCCTTCTGGGCGCGCGGCAGGGTGGGGGGTGGGTGGGAGAGGACGTGGTGGTCGAGCGCGGCGCCCGTCTCGTCCCTCCCTTCGTCCTGGGTGACGGCTGCCGCGTGGAGAAGGGCGCCCAGGTGGGGCCCTGGGCGGTGGTGGGCCCGCGGGTCAGGGTGGGCATGGGTGCCCGCCTGCAGGACACCGTGGTGTGGGCCGATGCCGTCGTGGGTGGTGGGGTATCTCTGGAGCGCGCGGTGGTGGGCTACGGCGCCGTGGTGGAAGACGAGCGCGCCGCAGCCGTGGGCGTCATGGTCCGCTGCTAA